Proteins encoded in a region of the Synergistota bacterium genome:
- a CDS encoding ribonuclease H-like YkuK family protein encodes MGEIFYSPTKGALTFDDMMNVIVNYISQNNGSYRLIIGTDSSEGEGETVFVTAVVLYRVGKGGIYFYRRLREESNQGFKRRIFYETHLSLDVASRISHALSKIELEEYPHLEIHLDVGPEGRTREIVASVISYVTGNGFEAKIKPDSFGATKVADKYV; translated from the coding sequence GTGGGAGAGATTTTTTATAGTCCAACAAAAGGTGCTCTAACTTTTGATGATATGATGAACGTTATAGTGAACTATATATCTCAGAATAATGGATCCTATCGTCTTATAATAGGCACAGATTCCTCGGAGGGAGAGGGGGAGACCGTTTTCGTCACCGCTGTTGTACTTTATAGAGTTGGAAAGGGAGGAATATATTTCTATAGAAGGTTAAGGGAAGAAAGTAATCAGGGTTTTAAAAGAAGGATATTCTATGAAACTCATTTAAGTTTAGATGTAGCAAGCAGGATAAGCCATGCGCTTTCAAAGATCGAGCTCGAGGAATATCCTCATCTGGAGATTCATTTAGATGTGGGGCCTGAAGGTAGGACGAGGGAGATCGTGGCAAGCGTCATATCCTATGTTACTGGTAATGGATTTGAAGCTAAGATTAAGCCTGACTCCTTTGGGGCGACTAAGGTCGCTGATAAATACGTTTAG
- a CDS encoding chemotaxis protein CheW, translating into MVATLEELIIAFKLGNEEYGVDVSQIQEIVKMRDITRVPKAPYYIKGVMNLRGNVIPVIDLRKRFSLPSKEATDQSRIIVFDIKGVKFGIVVDAVSEVIRLSKSDIEPPPPIAMGGIEAAYIRGVGKLQNKLIILLDLEKALKLGELVGEEAKE; encoded by the coding sequence TTGGTTGCAACCTTGGAGGAGTTGATAATTGCCTTTAAGCTTGGAAATGAGGAGTATGGTGTGGATGTCTCTCAAATCCAAGAGATAGTGAAGATGAGGGATATAACGAGGGTTCCAAAGGCGCCCTATTACATAAAGGGGGTCATGAATCTAAGGGGCAACGTTATACCAGTTATAGATCTAAGAAAGCGTTTCTCTCTTCCTTCAAAAGAGGCAACGGATCAATCTAGGATTATCGTCTTTGATATAAAAGGGGTTAAGTTTGGCATAGTGGTGGATGCGGTTTCAGAGGTTATAAGGCTTTCTAAGAGCGATATAGAGCCTCCTCCACCTATAGCTATGGGTGGGATAGAGGCCGCTTACATAAGGGGAGTTGGAAAGCTTCAGAACAAGCTGATAATCCTTCTTGACCTTGAAAAGGCCCTTAAATTAGGAGAGCTGGTGGGTGAGGAGGCAAAAGAGTAG
- a CDS encoding DUF3870 domain-containing protein translates to MPTLFIAAYARLPQDITAYELYKVLGLFLEVDEESGIIMDVEVSVASSIGRRILSECMKGKSLLNELDLIKKELYRRYHGEARGAVIAALNAARQRFIDRKKIVEKETLS, encoded by the coding sequence TTGCCTACCCTTTTTATAGCAGCTTATGCTCGTCTTCCTCAAGATATAACCGCTTATGAACTTTATAAAGTTTTAGGTCTTTTTCTTGAAGTTGACGAAGAGTCTGGTATAATAATGGATGTAGAGGTTAGTGTGGCAAGTAGCATCGGACGAAGGATATTAAGCGAATGCATGAAAGGAAAGAGCTTGTTAAACGAGCTAGATTTGATAAAGAAGGAGCTTTACAGAAGATATCATGGTGAAGCACGCGGGGCGGTTATAGCGGCTTTAAATGCTGCCCGCCAGCGCTTCATAGATAGAAAGAAGATAGTGGAGAAAGAGACCCTCTCTTAA